In Nocardioides marinus, one DNA window encodes the following:
- a CDS encoding dienelactone hydrolase family protein, giving the protein MALLDTWTSGSHTHGGTSHPTYRKGTGPGVVVIHEIPGPTPSVIGFGEELVEAGYTVVMPHLFGRAEAPMSAGAVARSMRQVCVSAEFTKLATGVTTPIAGWLRSLARDLHAELGGPGVGALGMCFTGGFALAMMVDDAVAAPVLCQPSVPFAVGRRRAADLNLSPDDLAAVKQRAAGGCAVLGIQYASDPMTGSRFDTLDRELGEAFLRVDLPGKGHSVVTEQRSQVAVDRVLDFFGERLR; this is encoded by the coding sequence ATGGCGCTCCTCGACACCTGGACCTCCGGCTCCCACACCCACGGCGGCACCAGCCACCCGACGTACCGCAAGGGCACCGGCCCCGGTGTCGTGGTCATCCACGAGATCCCCGGCCCCACCCCGAGCGTCATCGGCTTCGGCGAGGAGCTGGTCGAGGCCGGCTACACGGTGGTGATGCCGCACCTGTTCGGGCGGGCCGAGGCGCCGATGTCCGCCGGGGCGGTGGCGCGCTCGATGCGGCAGGTGTGCGTCAGCGCGGAGTTCACCAAGCTCGCGACGGGGGTCACGACGCCGATCGCGGGGTGGCTGCGCTCGCTGGCGCGCGACCTGCACGCCGAGCTCGGCGGCCCCGGCGTGGGTGCACTGGGGATGTGCTTCACCGGCGGGTTCGCGCTGGCGATGATGGTCGACGACGCGGTCGCGGCTCCGGTGCTGTGCCAGCCGTCGGTGCCGTTCGCGGTCGGCAGGCGCCGTGCGGCCGACCTCAACCTCTCCCCCGACGACCTGGCCGCGGTCAAGCAGCGTGCGGCGGGCGGCTGCGCCGTCCTGGGCATCCAGTACGCCTCCGACCCGATGACCGGCTCCCGGTTCGACACCCTGGACCGCGAGCTCGGCGAGGCGTTCCTGCGAGTGGACCTCCCCGGCAAGGGCCACTCGGTCGTGACCGAGCAGCGCTCCCAGGTCGCGGTGGACCGGGTGCTGGACTTCTTCGGGGAGCGACTGCGGTGA
- the arr gene encoding NAD(+)--rifampin ADP-ribosyltransferase, whose amino-acid sequence MADHDHVTGPFFHGTAADLAAGDVLEAGRRSHFRPDQPLRHVYFAARLETAVWGAELASALGTGGPGRVYVVEPLGAFEDDPNVTDKRFPGNPTESYRSTDGLRVVGEVDDWEPHPPEVLQTMLDNLATLRREGRDVVID is encoded by the coding sequence CTGGCCGACCACGACCACGTGACGGGCCCGTTCTTCCACGGCACCGCCGCGGACCTGGCGGCAGGCGACGTCCTGGAGGCCGGTCGACGCTCCCACTTCCGTCCCGACCAGCCGCTGAGGCACGTCTACTTCGCCGCCCGCCTGGAGACGGCCGTGTGGGGAGCCGAGCTGGCGTCCGCCCTCGGCACGGGCGGTCCGGGCCGGGTGTACGTCGTGGAGCCGCTGGGCGCCTTCGAGGACGACCCGAACGTCACCGACAAGAGGTTCCCCGGCAACCCCACCGAGTCCTACCGCTCGACCGACGGTCTGCGGGTGGTCGGCGAGGTCGACGACTGGGAGCCGCACCCGCCGGAGGTCCTGCAGACGATGCTGGACAACCTCGCCACCCTGCGGCGCGAGGGCCGCGACGTCGTCATCGACTGA
- a CDS encoding MerR family transcriptional regulator, whose product MSIGDFSRATHLSVRTLRRYHEAGLLEPETVDEHTGYRWYGPGQIPTAQVIHRLRDLDVPLPEVRRILATEDLEVRAGLVAGHLRRLEVELERTRAAVSSLRRLLAPEPARVEVTVRSVPSMVVAAVEAEVAHDEVLGWYAGAMAELDAVLGPRDRAEGPPGGVYDHDLFTAERGHVLVHRPLPVPRPLGRVRPVELPSVELAIATHVGDHDDIDVTYGELGAWVATSSWSVAGPVRESYLVGPRDTDDPTAWRTEIGWPVFPLTAS is encoded by the coding sequence ATGAGCATCGGCGACTTCTCGCGCGCGACCCACCTCAGCGTCCGCACCCTGCGGCGCTACCACGAGGCCGGCCTGCTCGAACCGGAGACCGTGGACGAGCACACGGGCTACCGCTGGTACGGCCCGGGACAGATACCCACGGCTCAGGTCATCCACCGGCTGCGTGACCTCGACGTGCCGCTGCCCGAGGTCCGCCGCATCCTCGCCACCGAGGACCTGGAGGTCCGTGCCGGCCTGGTCGCCGGTCACCTGCGCCGGCTGGAGGTGGAGCTGGAGCGGACCCGCGCGGCGGTGTCCTCGCTGCGTCGGCTCCTGGCGCCCGAGCCGGCGCGGGTCGAGGTGACGGTGCGCTCGGTGCCGTCGATGGTCGTCGCCGCGGTGGAGGCCGAGGTGGCGCACGACGAGGTCCTCGGCTGGTACGCCGGTGCGATGGCCGAGCTCGACGCGGTGCTCGGGCCCCGTGACCGCGCGGAGGGACCCCCGGGCGGTGTCTACGACCACGACCTGTTCACCGCCGAGCGGGGCCACGTCCTGGTCCATCGCCCGCTGCCGGTGCCGCGGCCCCTCGGCAGGGTCAGACCCGTGGAGCTCCCGTCGGTGGAGCTGGCCATCGCCACCCACGTCGGGGACCACGACGACATCGACGTCACCTACGGCGAGCTGGGCGCCTGGGTGGCGACGAGCTCGTGGTCGGTGGCCGGGCCGGTCCGCGAGTCCTACCTCGTGGGTCCGCGTGACACCGACGACCCGACGGCATGGCGCACGGAGATCGGTTGGCCGGTGTTCCCCCTCACCGCGTCGTGA